One genomic segment of Flagellimonas marinaquae includes these proteins:
- a CDS encoding vWA domain-containing protein yields MKNTLQLSFILAFSLILFSCGNADDDVSFNINDRELGLGEEPDDCLGFEENDLLLSIQDEFTTLPGKVSILFKVSDLLGNPISGLTAEQFAIYEQGRNDDCFNSISSSESFARISPNSQVFNNNTVLVLDLSNSVLQSSLDELKTASTSFINNVMPSPATDSFKMAIYWFDGEDELHLLNPLSSSATELTASVEGITTDISNDPSTDLYGAVIKSTEIAEDLLTENSDVIGAASVVLFTDGTDQASRYSESDALRAVNDADRNISFFTIGLGAEIDTEVLTEIGKTASVFASNSQELENTFNDISQRVAEQANSFYLFEYCTPKRDGSGESNLVIQLTHNSLQGAVQTKFSANGFTGGCE; encoded by the coding sequence ATGAAAAATACACTTCAGCTCAGCTTTATTTTGGCGTTTAGCCTAATCCTTTTTTCTTGTGGCAATGCGGACGACGATGTTAGTTTCAACATCAACGACAGGGAATTGGGCCTTGGCGAAGAACCGGACGACTGCCTTGGTTTTGAAGAGAACGATCTTCTATTGTCCATTCAGGATGAGTTTACTACCCTACCCGGAAAAGTTTCCATACTATTTAAAGTATCCGATCTTTTGGGCAATCCCATTTCTGGACTGACCGCCGAACAGTTTGCCATTTATGAGCAAGGCAGGAACGATGATTGTTTCAATTCCATTTCGTCATCGGAATCTTTTGCACGTATATCCCCCAACTCCCAAGTATTCAACAACAACACTGTTCTGGTCTTGGACCTGAGCAATAGTGTTCTACAAAGTAGTTTGGATGAATTAAAGACAGCATCGACAAGCTTTATCAATAATGTAATGCCGAGTCCTGCTACCGATTCGTTTAAAATGGCCATATATTGGTTTGATGGTGAGGACGAACTTCATTTATTGAACCCATTATCATCTTCTGCGACCGAATTGACCGCTTCTGTAGAGGGTATTACCACCGATATCAGTAACGACCCGTCCACTGATCTTTATGGAGCAGTGATAAAATCCACCGAAATAGCAGAAGATCTGCTCACCGAAAATTCCGATGTGATCGGCGCAGCTTCCGTGGTATTGTTTACCGATGGAACCGATCAAGCATCCCGTTATAGCGAATCGGATGCCTTGCGAGCTGTAAACGATGCCGATAGGAATATTTCATTTTTTACAATAGGACTCGGTGCGGAAATCGATACCGAAGTCCTTACGGAAATTGGAAAAACGGCCAGTGTTTTTGCGAGCAATTCCCAAGAGCTGGAAAATACCTTTAACGATATTTCCCAAAGAGTTGCCGAACAGGCGAATAGTTTTTATTTGTTCGAATATTGCACACCAAAGAGAGATGGAAGCGGCGAAAGCAACTTGGTGATCCAGCTTACCCACAATAGTCTTCAAGGGGCAGTGCAGACCAAATTTAGCGCCAACGGATTTACCGGTGGCTGCGAGTAG
- a CDS encoding MoaD/ThiS family protein, with protein sequence MTILLFGATKDIVGTPSLSVPTASLSGKKIPNTVGELKKFLESRYPELKKIARVTVAVNQNFAKDHERINSYDEIALIPSPEE encoded by the coding sequence ATGACCATATTATTATTCGGGGCTACCAAAGATATTGTAGGAACCCCATCTTTATCTGTACCAACAGCAAGCCTCTCCGGAAAAAAAATCCCAAATACGGTAGGCGAGCTCAAGAAGTTTTTGGAAAGTCGTTATCCTGAACTCAAAAAAATTGCTAGGGTAACCGTGGCCGTCAACCAGAATTTTGCCAAAGATCATGAGAGAATCAATTCTTATGACGAAATTGCACTTATTCCATCACCAGAGGAGTAG
- a CDS encoding NTP transferase domain-containing protein, with the protein MTKLHLFHHQRSSGSFHIKKNSLNNVVQKPAHLYGLVLSGGKSERMGKDKGLIKYHKVPQREHLYRLLDQLCEMTFLSVRPSQYSNIPKGARAIVDQNRYNGPFNGIMSAHNTHKNAAWLVLACDLPFMDLATLKQLINARDPKKSATAFLGPKTEKPEPLACIWEPGGLEKAVHFLKKAEQYGPRKFLMDSEITLVTPKNEQALFNANTDLDYTYAKDMLRG; encoded by the coding sequence ATGACGAAATTGCACTTATTCCATCACCAGAGGAGTAGTGGAAGCTTTCATATTAAAAAGAACAGTTTGAACAATGTGGTCCAAAAACCTGCCCATCTTTACGGCCTTGTACTTTCTGGCGGCAAGAGCGAGCGCATGGGCAAGGACAAAGGTTTAATAAAATACCATAAGGTTCCACAGCGCGAACATTTGTACCGTTTATTGGACCAATTATGTGAGATGACTTTTTTGAGCGTACGCCCATCCCAATATTCAAATATTCCAAAAGGAGCAAGGGCCATAGTGGATCAAAATCGGTACAACGGACCATTCAATGGGATTATGAGTGCACACAACACCCATAAAAACGCAGCTTGGTTGGTCTTGGCCTGTGATCTGCCTTTTATGGACTTGGCAACACTGAAACAATTAATAAACGCAAGAGACCCAAAAAAATCGGCAACCGCATTCCTTGGTCCAAAAACAGAAAAGCCCGAACCATTGGCCTGTATTTGGGAGCCTGGGGGATTGGAAAAAGCGGTACACTTTTTAAAAAAGGCTGAGCAATATGGCCCCAGAAAGTTTTTAATGGATTCCGAAATTACATTAGTAACACCAAAAAACGAACAGGCGTTGTTCAATGCAAATACGGATTTAGATTATACGTATGCTAAAGATATGTTGAGAGGGTAG
- a CDS encoding GntR family transcriptional regulator, with the protein MGKTHALRDEVKDHLLLQIQTGQLIVGKTINLAALSRDMGISVTPIREALSQLEQAQALQAVPNRGFIVARLSQHEVKNLIEIVAQLEVMALENSVFHPDQIESLAILQKKMEEAKTLEKGLVHRFNFHNTLVQHCTNKILLQILKDLKLRLHFYEHDFIQDHDFFENIKVQARSVLETIQENNLPTAALILRMHWMSVLDHIETQISKNG; encoded by the coding sequence ATGGGTAAAACGCATGCATTACGGGACGAAGTAAAGGACCATTTACTGCTTCAAATCCAAACAGGGCAATTAATTGTAGGAAAAACAATTAATTTGGCCGCCCTTTCCAGGGACATGGGGATAAGCGTTACCCCTATCCGAGAGGCTTTGAGTCAATTAGAGCAGGCCCAGGCGCTACAGGCTGTTCCCAATCGGGGATTCATCGTGGCCCGACTGTCCCAACATGAAGTTAAAAACCTTATCGAGATCGTTGCCCAATTGGAGGTAATGGCTCTGGAAAATTCCGTTTTCCACCCTGATCAAATAGAATCATTGGCGATCCTACAGAAAAAAATGGAGGAGGCCAAGACTTTGGAAAAGGGCTTGGTACATCGGTTCAATTTTCACAATACATTGGTGCAGCACTGTACCAATAAAATCTTGCTTCAAATTTTAAAAGACCTTAAGCTCAGGCTTCATTTTTATGAGCATGATTTTATCCAAGACCATGATTTTTTCGAAAACATAAAAGTACAGGCCCGATCCGTTTTGGAAACCATACAAGAAAACAATCTTCCCACAGCCGCATTAATTTTACGTATGCACTGGATGTCTGTTTTAGATCATATTGAAACGCAAATCTCAAAAAATGGATAA
- a CDS encoding aldehyde dehydrogenase has product MVKQLVTAQNDFFATHKSKDVAFRKKYLKKLLQEIEGHEDAVCDALYADFKKPKFESLATETQLTLAELKHAIKNIKEWSEPNSVGPSLLNFPSKEWIQPEPYGKVLIISPWNYPFLLTMSPLIGALSAGNTAILKPSEFSPNTSKIIARIVQKVFPPEYVTVVEGGVEASTELLAEKWEYIFFTGSTRVGKIVYQKAAEHLTPVTLELSGKNPCIVDETASIKLASKRIAWGKFINAGQTCIAPDYILVHKSVKNDLVDGLKSHIEQFYGNTIENSEDFARITTSKHYEELKVMLQGQKILFGGNFNDKDRFVEPTLVDEPPLESTVMGGEVFGPILPIISYDDESELDNYISRYPNSLAFYVFSTNKKFQKRMMRQYSFGGGTINDTVVHISNKSLPFGGVGQSGIGGYHGKHSFDLFSHHKSIVKRANWLDVPLRYAPYTISLGLMKKIKHFF; this is encoded by the coding sequence ATGGTTAAGCAATTGGTAACGGCCCAAAATGATTTTTTTGCCACTCACAAATCAAAAGATGTTGCTTTTAGAAAAAAATATCTGAAAAAATTGCTACAAGAGATTGAGGGTCATGAAGATGCCGTGTGCGATGCCTTGTACGCCGATTTTAAAAAGCCAAAGTTCGAAAGCCTGGCCACCGAGACCCAGTTGACCTTGGCCGAGTTAAAGCATGCCATTAAAAATATAAAGGAGTGGAGCGAACCCAATAGTGTTGGACCATCCTTGCTAAATTTTCCGTCCAAAGAGTGGATACAACCGGAACCCTATGGCAAAGTGCTCATCATTTCACCCTGGAACTATCCCTTTTTGCTCACCATGTCACCCTTAATAGGAGCTTTGTCCGCCGGAAACACGGCAATTCTTAAACCATCGGAATTTAGCCCGAACACGTCTAAGATCATCGCACGGATAGTACAAAAGGTATTCCCGCCAGAGTATGTTACCGTTGTTGAGGGTGGGGTAGAGGCATCTACCGAACTATTGGCCGAAAAGTGGGAATACATCTTTTTTACGGGCAGTACACGTGTCGGTAAAATTGTGTACCAAAAAGCAGCGGAACATTTAACACCTGTTACTTTGGAACTTAGTGGCAAAAATCCATGTATTGTGGACGAAACCGCATCCATAAAATTGGCGTCTAAGAGAATTGCATGGGGAAAATTTATAAATGCAGGGCAAACATGTATTGCCCCCGATTATATTTTGGTGCACAAGAGCGTAAAAAATGACCTTGTGGACGGGTTAAAATCCCACATTGAACAATTTTATGGAAATACTATTGAAAACTCAGAGGATTTTGCACGGATTACCACGAGTAAGCATTACGAAGAACTGAAAGTCATGCTCCAAGGTCAAAAAATACTATTTGGAGGTAATTTTAACGATAAAGATCGTTTTGTGGAACCTACATTGGTGGACGAACCGCCCTTGGAGAGTACTGTAATGGGAGGGGAGGTCTTTGGTCCTATTTTGCCCATAATTTCGTATGATGACGAAAGTGAACTGGACAACTATATTTCTCGCTACCCCAACTCTTTGGCCTTTTATGTGTTCTCTACCAACAAAAAGTTTCAAAAACGGATGATGCGCCAATACTCCTTTGGCGGGGGAACCATAAACGATACCGTGGTACACATCAGCAATAAGTCCTTGCCCTTTGGTGGGGTGGGCCAATCTGGAATAGGGGGTTACCACGGCAAACATTCCTTTGATTTGTTTTCGCACCATAAATCGATTGTAAAACGTGCCAATTGGTTAGATGTTCCATTGAGGTACGCGCCGTACACGATTTCTTTGGGTTTGATGAAAAAAATCAAACATTTCTTCTAA
- a CDS encoding universal stress protein yields the protein MKKHHKKYRISVLLDMTDNSESVLSSAVELAKRVDGDIEVFHVKPATNLIKGDSQLSAIRTLNQDDRATRSALEQLISRVSLNEDFTIGYKLEYGNVRNRVGDYLAKATPDFLVLGKQRPKIGVFFESITDFVIDQVSHTHVLILGNDNTLRSFDDINLGIFGDELAENDLDLILELKRDNERPVRHFGISDEQESETRAYPWQKTVSYNFSRGSNAVDGLVSYVSRTNTQLLCISQKGNDSDFFKSSPIKSVIRKANVPLMILGG from the coding sequence ATGAAAAAACATCACAAAAAGTATCGTATCTCCGTATTGTTGGATATGACGGACAACTCTGAATCGGTCCTGTCCAGTGCGGTAGAGCTCGCCAAGCGTGTTGATGGTGACATAGAGGTCTTCCATGTAAAACCAGCTACAAATCTAATCAAAGGTGATAGCCAATTATCGGCCATTCGAACGCTGAACCAAGATGATAGGGCCACGAGGTCGGCATTGGAGCAGTTGATTTCGCGCGTTAGCTTGAATGAAGATTTCACCATCGGCTACAAACTGGAATATGGCAATGTTAGGAACAGGGTCGGTGACTATTTGGCCAAGGCAACACCCGATTTTTTGGTTTTGGGCAAACAACGACCAAAAATTGGAGTTTTCTTTGAAAGTATCACAGATTTTGTAATAGATCAGGTTAGCCATACCCACGTTCTAATATTGGGCAACGATAACACCTTGCGTTCGTTCGACGATATTAATCTGGGTATTTTCGGCGATGAATTGGCGGAAAACGACCTAGACCTAATTTTGGAACTAAAACGGGATAACGAAAGGCCGGTACGACATTTTGGAATTTCCGATGAACAGGAATCGGAAACCCGTGCATATCCATGGCAAAAAACGGTTTCCTATAATTTTAGTCGAGGCAGTAATGCCGTTGATGGCTTGGTGAGTTATGTTTCCAGGACAAATACGCAGCTATTGTGTATTTCCCAGAAAGGAAACGATTCTGATTTTTTTAAATCGAGTCCCATAAAGTCCGTTATCCGAAAGGCCAACGTTCCATTAATGATTTTGGGAGGGTAG
- a CDS encoding helix-turn-helix transcriptional regulator, whose translation MSTKKPINRIRVVLAEQDRTNKWLAERVGKSRTTVSRWCTNDMQPSLETLREISEALNVDIRELLVSTKD comes from the coding sequence ATGAGTACCAAAAAGCCAATTAATAGAATTCGAGTTGTTCTTGCTGAACAAGACAGAACAAACAAATGGCTTGCCGAAAGGGTAGGGAAGAGCAGAACTACAGTTTCCCGATGGTGCACCAACGATATGCAGCCCTCTCTTGAAACTCTTCGGGAAATTTCAGAAGCTCTTAATGTGGATATTCGTGAGCTTTTAGTGTCAACAAAAGATTAA